Genomic segment of Strix uralensis isolate ZFMK-TIS-50842 chromosome 14, bStrUra1, whole genome shotgun sequence:
TCACTTCTTCTAACTGTTGGCGAAGAGCAACTAAAGTGTCTTGTTTTTCATGAGTATCTTTTTCCAGAAGTTTCATGgcaatttccatttctgttttcattccaaTTTGTAGCTCCAACTCCTTCTCTAGTTCCTTGCAAAGAGATTTCCTAGTTACTGCTGTGTCATCATGTGTCAGGGATAAGTATTTCCAAAACCCATATAACCCCATACACAACACATTACTCTGAGATAACACCGAACTATGACATTACAGAAGAACTAGGTCTCAAATAATACATTAAGTTAGTAACACAAAAATACTATTCCAGCTCTCCAGACCAGGGTAAGGGTGCAGATCTGCCAGCATGAAGCGTAGAGCTCCGCGGGTAACCCAGTGGCCTGTCAAATGAAGCTTTTCTcctggcagctggagctgggctaACTTAGAGCCACAGGCTGAGCGGGCCTGGGCAGCCTCTTCACCACTTAGTAATTAACATTCACTGTGCAAGTGACTGTTGTGCATATACCGTATTTTCCTCCATAAAGACAGTTGCCTCTGTGTTTTGATCTTGGTCTCTCCTATAATAATGCTGGTAGGTTCTTAAACAGGGAAAGACCGCAAAAGCCCCGATTTCCAGTTCTTTACAGCACTATTAACAACCAACGTCCAGCATCTTGCTTGCAATTCCTTTATGAATTCTGAATAGCTGCAAAAAGTGCACAGCCTACATCTTGTATTTGTAACGCTACCTTAAAGTATGCAGAACCCTGCACCTTTCATTTCACTTtctatatttaattttccttaccagcctattttttttttcttctttcaactgCTTCCAAATATCACTGTACATTTCATCAAGACCCTGGCGTGACTGCTTGTAAGTATCCAGTTCTACTTTTGTGTCCTCTTTTGTTACCTACAAGAAACATGAGCAAAAAAGCCACGTTAAGATCACAAAGCTATGTATTTAAAGTATGCCTTAAATTCTTGTGCGTAACACAATAATTCTAGTGCTATTTCAAGTAAAATCCTACTATTTTACACTTAATAAGCTGGCAAACATTAATAAGGTGAAATTTCAAAGGatagagtaaaaataaaattaaaccattCCAATACTTTTAATGCTTTCTCCCTTCTGCAAGCGTATGTTTAAGCATGCAGTAAAGAACAGCAAACTCTAACGCCTGGGCGTACTATACACAAAACCAGTGATCTACACAGTAGCACGCTAAACTGTGCTTAACATTCCAGTTCAAAGTGCTTCTCAGAGCACTGACTACAGCTGATCACAAGAGATCACTTATTTTAAGGGTCCTCATCATCTTCAAATAGGTGTCTCACCTCTACGCTTTTTTCACTCCGTTCACGAATTAattcattttgttgttttaactgctgctgctcttcctgaagTGATCCAATTCGGTCAGTTGCTGCTGCAAGCTGTTTACAAAGAGAACATATCTATATTTAATCATTGTACAAGCATGCAACATCTGGAGGAATTCTAAAGTTGGTAGCTCAGCCTTTGTAGCAGGTGTGCTGCTCACTTCCCCTTTCGACCCCTTCATCCTCCCCAGAAGCTGCCTGACCCTTTGGCACCCATACTCACTCTACAGACTAAATTAATAAGCCCAACAACACTGGTTCACTTACCTTCTGCTTCATGCTctcatcaattatttttaaatattaactgcGCTAAGAAACGCATCCTAGTGTAAAAGGCTGAAAGCCATCACAGATCTGCCATCTGTGGTATTCATTCTGGCACAAATGCAGCGCAAATATACAGCAAGTCAGAGCTGACATCCACTGGTGGAACCTCATGGCATTTTCAAGGGGAGATACCCCAAAGTATTGGAAATCAGACTACACAGATACAAACCCACCACCATCAAACCCCCAACAACCACTATCACGCATGCTGCTGGACTCTATTTCAGCTCCCAGCTAGGAAAGATTTCCTAATTGAAGTAtgattcttttccttctcttttccgAGTTCTGTTCAACTCACATGACAAATACATACGCACATGTACGTGCAGAAGGAAGAGGGACAAGTCATGTTCATTACAGCGGTATGATTAGTTTTGTGTGGAGACAGAATTGCGAAACAAAAAACTTGGTTAAGGACACCCATCTACCAAGGAGGCGCCCCAAAGCATTTTAACAGCTAACATAATGTAGAAGCTTTCCACAGAGCTTTCCCCATGTGCTAACTCATGCCAGTACTACCAATCCTCCATATTTCACTAGCATCAACTCAAATATTTTACGTCCAAGGTATATTCTTGGGGAGTTTCACCTCTAATGGAAGAGAGCTAACAGAAGTATTTAACAGAACAGACACAAACCTCTTCCTGGAGTTTTGAATTGGTCTTTTCTAAACAGTCTATTTTGTTCTGAAGATCTGCAACCGTGCAACTGCAGCAAGGAAGAGAGATGCATAAGAACAATAAAAGAAGTGCCAATGTTCAACATTTATTCCTATCCTCAACCATACTTTTACCATCTTGCATTTGTTAACAGTTAAATACTTTGGTGAGCTGGcaagaaaaatgagaggaaggACAACTGTCCCTCTTAAGCACTGAGATGACTATGCATTTCCCTACAGTTGGCAGCCTACCATATTAGTTAGCAGCCCTGTTCTGGCTTAGCTTTTGCAGTCTCAACACCCCTCATGCTCAAGTGGGTAAGTGAGGCCTGCTGCTTCCACTGAGCAACCTACAGGGCAAGAATAGAGACTCTTCCTCTAAAGAATGAATTTCCAGATGCACACTTGTAATAGTTTTCTCTTGAAAAAGTAGCTCCAAAAATCTTCTGTTAATCACTAATAAGTCTCAAAAAAGTAACCTATCGTTACACAGacttgttttctgcatttcacatGCCATCAGAAGAGTAAGATTACAAAATGAAACTAAGATTTTGGGAAATAAtcagaaaatgcatttcaataTCAGACAAAAATCTACAAGGCTGACAGCAGAGACATTCAAAGCCATACTGGAAAAGCTAAACAGGACAACTCTTTGTACATTAGAGTAGATGAAATTCCCACCTTAGATGTCGGTTAAGTTCTTCCACATAATGCTTCTGGTCAAGGACAGCTGTAATCCCTCCATCTCTAGTTGTAAAAGTGAGAATTTATTGACTGAGAAGAAACTCCTTCATTCTGAAGTGTTAGTTTATGCTAGGGCTCTTAGCATAGACTTGCAAACTGAGCTgaaactttttctccttttcttataAAAATACTTGTGCCTGAGCTAGATTGGAAGTACTAGGGAGATGAAGCAGCTGCTTAGCTGCTTCTCCTCAGCAGCTGGACAGTAAAATGCTCTGAAGTGCCAGAAGCACACAAACTATGAAGTGCTCTCCATTCACTACAGGTCTTCTAGATACAGTGATGCTAACAGTTGCAGTCTCTAATTCACCTAACGTTTCACCTAAAATTACTTTCCTGCCCCCCATAACTGATCTCTCCCACAAAGACAGCTACTTAATTGAGAGCACCTCTGAAACAGTGcttaaaaacaaagcagtgatTCAGTACTGGGTGACCTGGCAGATCATGTCtcctaaaaccaaataaaaacacaATCTAAAATTTTGGGTGCTTTTAATTTGGTCCCAGCTCAAGACACAAACTCTCCACACTGTATTGTTAAAACTACCATGGGCTCAACCTTTGAAAGTTAGTACTTTTGTTTAGCTAACAAAGTCTATTTTGATTCTCTTTTTTTGAGGATTAAAAGAGTTTGAGATCTCTAGCACTCCTGTGCTCCCACAGACTGTCTGACAGGTTTGTTCTACAAAAAACATAACAATTACAAATAACTAATTCACCATACGTACTGTTTGCCATCACTGTCCTGTGTTTCCTTAAGGTACAAGGAAAAGTCAATCACTCCaacctgaaaaatatatttaagacatTAACAACCTTCACAGTGcaatgctgcacagcagcaggtattactttatatttggaaaaaggtaaaaatttGAAGTTTAAGTTTAGAGAGATGGGTAATGCCTATATTCTTCCTAGCTGAAGCAAACACGCAAGCTAGTGTTTGTCAGCATCAAAATAACCACATTCAGTGCGCTCAGTTTCGTAGCAGTTATTAGTTTTGACAACATAAACTGAGACGGATGCTTATGTACTTTCTTTCAATTCAACGTGGGAAACATGACAAGCATCAACACAGGACATTCTGGACAGAACTGTGGACTTGTCTCAGTAAAGTATTTATGGATGTGCTTAATTCTACTAGAATCTCATACCAACTGATCTTATTTAAGCTTTAATCTTCACCTGGGAATCCAAGTCTTCTCCTTTCAAGCAAAGGTTTGCATCAATAACATTCAGCCCAACTAGCAGACCCACAATGAcagctccttcctcttccatcatCAATGCATCAGGTTCATAAAATTCACTAGAAGAAATATTATAAGGCATCACTGCATATCAAACAATTATAACAGTACTTCCAGCACTGAAATCATATAAAAGTAATGCAGTCCTCATAAAGCTCAGCTCATCAGCCCCTTCTCACTGAAGGCAGAAGATACAGAACTCTCACAGAAAATATTCTGCTCATTCCTCTGTAAGTTCACTGCAAAAACAATGAACAACCTCCTCTACAGGTTGCAAGAACAAGCTTAAAGTTAAGCTGGTCGATTAATGACCTCTTAACTACAGCAATGCAAGGTTTCGGTGATTCAGTGAATAAAATCGACGTACGTCTGTACGGTTACCTTAACAGATGCTTATGGTCCAAGAGTACTTTGAGATAATCTGCCAGTTTCTTTTGCATGAGTGCTAGATAAAGCCAAGCCCTTCCTCTTCCCACAGCTGTCCTAAAATGAAAAGTTGCATGTTTTGGTAAAAAAATAGGTGTTTTATTAAGTAGATTTGTGCAGTTCAAAATTCTTCCTTTACAAAGGGAGATGAAGGTTGTTacttactgaaaaaacaaaaattttagaaaaatccCCAGGGAAATGAAGTGTTGTCTCCCGACCACAGAAGTATTTAAGTATATCCCATTGCTTCAGTGAAGGGAAAATATATTGTAAAGTCTTCTTAACTTGGAAAGACATACATATTTTCAACTGCCACCATAACCCAACTATTGATGCATCCTAGCATTAAAACTAGTCTCTATCATTCTGAATTACTCAAATTAAATATGACTAGTATGTACAAAATGACACAAAGTCATAAAagcaagggaaagaagaggaaagaaaacacctGTGAAGACTTTACGGTTATTTTTAGCAGGTTATAGAAGTTTCCAAATGCTGTTTTTAATCTGACAGCACTGTTTGAATCAGAAGCACTGAGTATTTTGATATCCTCCTTATCTCTTGGAGAAGTCAATGCCTTCTACATACCATATTACATACCTACATACCAAATTTTTCTCTTTGGGAACAAGACCTCATTAAGGAAGGGGAGAGACTACAAGAATGATTCTTTTTCCCAGCAGTATAAGTGAAATGCATCATCCCCAACAACCAACTTACTTCAACTCTGGCAGATTTTTAACACTAGTTGCTATATCCGATGCTTCGGGACAAAGTTTTTCCACTAGCTCCAAAGGACCGAAAAATGATTTGTTCTGTCCAATAAAAGTCTTCTTCACTAGAAGGAGTACACAGAGAAGTTTGTGAGGAAAAGCGACGGGCTTCCAAATCCAGAATTACAAATTTTAGTCTATGTTTTACTTTGTCTTACCAGCTCCTAATATGTCAATGAAAAGGGAGCATTAAAAATACCTTGACAGTTTAGGAGGCACAAAATACAGGGTATTTGAGAAGGTAACCACATAGTTATATCCGTAATACTGATTAGCATCATACGGTGCATGCGATTAATGTTAACGTCACACAGAAGTCAATCTGGAGACACAGCGAGACACGACACAGTTATCTGCCTCTCCTCAGCCTGGGGGAGTGGGCGCCCACCTTTGAGCCCGTGCTTGAGGCAGTGCTCCAGCACCACGAAGAACTGCTGCAAGGGAGGGAAGTCCGAGTCCAGGGTCCGGCCCAGGCTCAGGGCCGACTGGATCAGGATTTTGATACTGAGCTTCATCATGTTCATGAGGTTGGCGCGCTCCTCCATGGCGTGGTATCGCGCAgctgggtggggggacacgggtggagaaagaaaagctgcttttagaAAGGCCGTGCTCCTGTCCCCTCACAGCGCTGACAAGAGCGGGGCCTCCCCGTCCCGGTCTCCATCTTGAGGAGGTAAACAGCTTGAGAAGAGCTGGGCGGGAGACGCGGGTGAATCCCCCTCAGCACGCCGCAGGCGCGGCTCGAGAACCGaggccggggggcagcggggccgttACCAGTCCCGGGGGACGCGGGCATCTGCCCCCGGGCCCagcgccgcctccccgcccgcgtTACCGCGGCAACGGCGCACGCAccaccgcccccgccccccgccaacTCTCGCGAGAccgcgcgcggcggggcgggccgcgccgggcgccATTTTAGAAAGTTTGTGCTGCGTGGCTGCGGGCAGCCAGCGCCTCCCCGGCGGCAGGTATCGCTGCTCCGCCCCGGCAGGGCGGGGCACGCTCTCCTCCTCGAAACCTGAGGGAGGGCGAGACCAAAGCAGGCTGCCAGCTACCGCTTTTCCGTCAGTCAACAACAGGTTCTGACAGATGCTGCCAGCCGCGCACCAGTGGCCACCTAAATGATTTTTTGAGCCAACGCTGTTGCATTAGGAGAATCCTGCTGTCACCTGTGGATCAAACACGGTCACACTCCCTTCCAGTAATAGCAGTTCTAGAAGACCAAGTCTAACAGGTAGAGCCCCTGTGTCAGTCACACGCAAGACTGTTAGCACTCTTCTAACACCATGCGAAAGTCTCTCTTTGCACTAATTTTCATTATTACTTTCCTTCTTGTGCACATAATGTTGATGTTAGGATTAAAAACGAGCAAAACTCTTCCCGTATCAGGAGAGTGAAAACAGGGAGTCATTCTAATCAAATTGATCTTAATAATCACAAAGCACACAAAGTCCTGTCAGCCTGTTGTATCAGTGACTGTAGTCAATGTAGTGGATGCCTCAAAAATGCATACAATGTCTTGAGGCTGAGGATTAAAAGAGCTGTAATGTCTTGAATTTTGATGTCAATATTGTCAGGTTACACAtcaggaacagaagaaaagctgactGCAGAAACAAAATCACTGACTTTCTTTGGGCATTGTGGTGTTTCAGTAGCAATGCCAGCTTACTTTGGTGGTTTCCTGAATTTGAATTTTTACTTTATCAGGAACGCTTTGCTTCTAAGCCTTGTTCAAGATACACATACCGTATTATCCACAAGACTTAAAACCcctaaccagaaaaaaacccctgtgaatTAAATGTTCTTTATGAACACAAATTTAAATTAGTGTCTTAATAAAGGTTTGTATGAAGTTAGTTACTTGAACAGTAGTTTTTAGACTGTTGCAAATTTACACGCTCAAGTGCGTCTTTTGCAAAACTGTGTACAAGTTCGTACATGCAAAATAGGTATTAGACACATTACCAAAGCCAAGCCTCAAAGATTAGGAATCGGGTTACCTAAGTGCAAAAGATCACAGACATTATGCTGCAATCTTTAAGAATGCACACAGACTCGTATCTCATTCAATTCAACAGATTTGTTTTAACATCTTTTTGAAGCCCCATGCCTTGTTTACTGTAATCATTCAGCACACTTTGAAGtcagaaaacactgaagcagGAAGAACAGTTTTCCATCTCTTGGTCTTTAAGACTGTCTTTCTTGATTTGTATTCTTTAGATTTGCAGCTCCCAGCCTTCTCTGCAAGGCAGGACAAAGTTTCTTCAACAGCAGACACTGGTTTTATGATGTACCTTTCTGTACATCCAACTGACTGCACAGTGTGTGGTACAGTTTACATGTGATCAACAGATCTGAAGTTGTAGGTAGAGGTTATAAAATCTTTGGAAAAAGATGGCAGCGGGGAACAAGTTGCTACTTTTCTGCAAGTGGTCTTGCAGGCCTCAggttatttcttaaaaatacctgctttgaATTGAATTTACAGTGCTTGGTCAAAGGTAATAATAAATAGGTAGAATAGGCAGAATAGGTGATTTAGTGCCTGCTCACATCTCATATCTTATGAATGGATTTTTCTTATGGAATTTTCCACAAAACTCATCAACATATTATCCAAATACTTTGAATAATTTGAGGAGGTAGTGTTGTATTCCCTTACTTTACATATAAGAAGCTGAAAGATTATGGCAAAAGTTCCATTAAGTGTGGGAGCTCCATTTCAGGCAGGAGAACATTTTATTCCCCACCCCTTGCCAAATGCTCTGTGTTGTTTTGAATTACATCTATTCACAGCATTATTCCAAATGCAGATGAAGACAATGGGATATTCTGCCCTTTGTCAGATTAGATCCCAGGTGCTCACGATGGGCATCCAGGAAACAAATCTGTGAGAAGTTTGGTGTGAGATTTAGAGATGCAGGGAAAGACacaaatcttatttttttcaggacagaTTTAATCTTAAACTCTGACTATGCAACACTGAGGaattttcacaaaaaataaaaatgtccatCAGCAGTAACTTATTTCACTATGCAGACACAATTCATCCCCACAGAACTCCAGCTTGAATACTTAATATGATTAAAACCAAAAGGGTCAGCACCAGTTAGAAAAACTGACCTCCACTGCTCCAAAACAATTAAGTGCTAGTCTGAGACCCTGGAATACAAGACTCCAGGCCCGATTACTGCTACATTTGAACTTTTGTTTCCATGTTACATCACCGAGATTTAACTTCGATATGAATTCAACTAAAGCCCTTTTGATTTGGTTCCAAAAGACCTGTTCCATAAATCTGTATGGTTGCTATATCCATGAATACGGATGTTTAATAAAGCAAGCTGTGGTTAAATAGAAGGCATTTTTAGTGtagttaaaaagtaatttataacAGATCTGTATCTTAGTTCACTTGTCCACTTTCTGACATGAAAGCTCTGCGAGCAGCAGTATAGTTCCTTCTGTGAACCAGCACACCTAGGAAGAACAACGAATTGACTAAATCACTGATGAGTGcagtcaggctgctgctgagGTCAACTttaagggagagggagaaaaggaatcAAATATAAGCTTACTGCATAAAACTGAAGTCAGTTTTCCCAAATATATTAAGAGTTTAGAATTCTTCCAATTACAATCCATTTTGTTAAGTTCTACATCTGTGTTGCTTTTATaattttgcttaaattaaaaaacaccgtcagatttttaaaaataaattcaaagtaaTAACCACACATCACTGACACTAATCAACAGCACTTACGGGAGCAAACTTATTTGCGCACCATAAAAGCAAGTTTACTAAATAAGCATAACCATACTTGTTTTTGCTGTGCTGTCATTGCTGACTGGTTTGGATATGAATCCTACCAAAGCTGCAGACTTCAGAGCGTTGCCATAGCCCAGCGCCAAGTTTTCCGAGGCTTTCTTGGCCAGCGACAAGATAGGAGCAGACCACCTCGCTTCTTCCGTTTTCTCTTTTTCCTCGCTTTTTAACTCAGTCGTATTAGGAATCTGTTTTTTGTCAATAATCTCAAAGTCTTCTTTTATTTCCGCAGCAGACGCGGTGCAACTCTCCCCTTCAGCCATCTTTAACGTGTCATATGACACTAGTCATGAGCAATCGAGCCGGCAGCTCCGCCTTGCCTGCCTGATGGAGGGCAGGTACTGAAGAGCCAACTGAGCTGTTTTCAAGCAGTTTCACGCATAAGCAGGGCTCTAAGACAAGCCCTCCCAAAACTGAGCAGTTTGCTTGATGTTCTGAGTTaaagacggggggggggggaatgaagAAAGAGTTTACTTTCACACAAGTTATGAAAGTaacaaaaatacactttaaagATCTTTATTGCTGTGTTCCCAAACATAATTTTCCATTAGAAAATTTATAGTATCTTTTGACATCCCAGATTTATGCAGCTACATTGTGACAACTTAAAGAGATCTTTATTATTCTGCCTATAATTAAAGTCATCATAACTTGATTAAAATGGTGGATTGGTATGACAGGTTCACTGCTGTGAAAAGTGCTTGCTTGCATCACTGATGTTAAAAAATAACTGTAGTCAGTAAGCGACTTCATTAATGTATTTGGACTGTGTTTGGTAGAAAAGATCTATCATGAAGGGGAACTGAAATTACCCTAGTATGAAAATTTGACCTTACTGCGTGTCTCAAATATCGATGTAGCCTACTGATGCATGGCTTATTATCCTTTTTTCCATTCAGCAACTGTATATGCTTGGGATACATCACTCATTTAGTCATGAGATAGTGGATGCTGCGTATTAGCTTTTTTTGCTACATAGagaaaagtgggtttttttgctacgAAAtgtgagaaggaggagggaaTAGGAGAGTTGAAGATCAATTTCAGTAGTCTTGCTAAATAAATCTTCAGGTCTGTATCTTATTTGTTCTCCTGCTATAAACTACTTTAAGTTTGATTCTATCTTGGTTTCTCAGACAAAACTTTAACAACTTTTGTTCCACAAAGCACAGGGAAGCTCTTAGTTTTTTGTTGAGAATTCAGAGATCAGCAGCTTCTTATTCACCCGTGATTCATATGAGCTAAGTATAGGCTTTAAGCTACTTTTGCTAAAAGGTTAGAGATAAGTATTACTCCATCTTGTGGACTCCAGCAGTATTTGGCTGTGTTTATAAGGAAGTGGTACCTAACAGCTTTGTCAGTTGCAATCTTGCAGTTGACTATATGAATATACCTCTGTTTGACTTGAGTAAGGCTTGACATtgattttctgccttttactATCCATCCAATATTAGAGTCAGGGCAATATTGactagaaaagcaaagcagaatttTAAGCATTGAAATAACTTTTCCAATACATCTGAAGAATAGGGCATAAAGGTTTTGTGACTGAGAAAATAAGAGCAAACCAAGACTCCTATTTATAGTATGTTGTTCCCATAAGGTAATGATGCATCAGACTCCCCtttacagtaaaaatattaaGTGGAACTACCACATAGTCTGTGATCATCTTTTCTTATGTTACTATTAAAGAAACATTTGagcattttatttcagatgtCTGCTGAGATCAAATAGGAAACTTATACTGTGCATAAGAAATTTGCTAAACTTTTTCCTACACAGCCATATGATTTAATTGTGCTTCATTTATTACTATTTGGCCAAAATGAGTTAAATGTTATGAAGTCAGCTATTGAATACATTAAATGCTGTCTTTCCTTCCAGTTCTTATTTTAAAGCAAGCAAGAAATCTTATAACATTGTAAGTGAGCCCTAAGTTaaagaagtttgttttgtttacaaaGTACAATTTCCTAAGGAGTCATTTGGGGCAGCCAAGGAGGATGTAGTTTATATAGGATACAGCTTTaagcaccttaaaaaaacccccaaatgtgGTGTTACTTTGGTTTTGATTCACAAATTTATCAAGGAGGGGCACTATGCATGAATAACACTATTCACTTTTAACTTTGAGAGTGGGCTTATTATTATCTCTGTCTTCTGCAGATGATGATATTTCACCACTGTAGTCTCTTTACAGACCACTAGTCCAGCCTTTGCTAGTCATGTGAAGAtgaacagtgttttattttgaaagcccATGATGTGATTTGTTTAGGTCTGCCAGAGTACATAAACGTCAGTTCTGTGTAAtcacaaaaaaaattgttagGTCTCACTGAAAAGTTAGCCAGGGAGCTAAGTGATGCCCTTACtactttttgcttttcctaaCCGTAGAAATCAACTAGATTATTCCAAAGAAAAAGTATCATTATGAAGCTGTCTGAGTTAAGTGAAATTCAGTTCTTTTTTCATGCAGATCTTGCATGGCCTTGTTTGGTTTTACTGTACCCCCTTCTTTGTCttaagagaggggaaaaaaccccccacatttgaaatatttaaataatggtGAATTCAAAATATAGAAAAAGATTGTTCCTGAAGGATTCCTATTTTAATCAGGAAACTACATTTAAGACAAAAGTCTGGCTAGCCAAAATGGAAGATAGTTAATTTTAGAATAAGAAAAGCTATATTATTTGCATTCGGTGATATTGAAAGGAATACTAATTTTCAGGCAGTGATACTTAGCACACAGTTTATTTGGTTAATTCTTCCTTATCTCAGATTTACTGGTTTTGGGTTAATGTTTTAAGAAACTTTTTTACCATTTAACATTTCAAGTGAATcacaaactttaaatatttaaagccagCCAAAATGCCACTGTATGCTAAAGGGTGAACTTTCATGATTAGTTGTCAGTCATACCTTGCATTCCTATAACCTCTTCAGCAAGATTATGTTACAAATGAGCTAGTCAAGTTTTTGACCTTTAAAAGCCTAGTAGTAATAAATACCAAGTGTAGCTGTAGTTGGAACAAcgtaaaaaacccaaaccctagtGTGTTGTGTGTTTAACAGCATATTATAGAAAATTCACAGAGCACTACAAATTACAGCAAGAAGTATTCAGTGGCTGCTGAGTAGAGCTGGATCCCCCAAGTTCTGAGGAATCACTTTGTGCTAGTGTGATGGCTATAAGCTATACACCTATGTACTGCAACAATCAAAAGTCATCTTCCAGTGATTACAGCGGCATCAAATACCAATAAAAGATTCCTTGCTTGAGTTGTACTATTCCCTCCCTTCCCATTCATCAAACCACTAGATCATTCTTCCCCTTTGCACTGGGGTAGGTGAATGCCAGTTGAGGAAAAACAGTATTAAGAAATGATAACAtgtttcctttaggaaaaaaaactccaccaaaTCAAACCCAACCCCTCAAAAAATTCCACAGCAGTGAATAAATTCCTCCATTATAATAGCAATTAAGTTATTAGAGACAACAGCTTTAGCTGTACTTCTACCTCTAGTGCAGCTAATTAGATAACATCCTTTCAATCACTTCTAAtcaaagaatgatttaaaaaaattatttccagatgtGTCATCACACCTGTATTGAGTCAAAGcaatcattactttttttaaaaaaaaaaaccccacaaccttaTGCTCCCTGATCCTAACGTACCAGCTAGTGCCATCcttgaaaaaaatcctcattaCTACTGAAAGAATCAgctgtttgaaattaatttaaaaggtCATTAGAGTCCCTGAGAGGAAACGGAAATGGTATTAGGTGGAAATGTATGTCATTGcagtaaataaaggaaaatacagagtagAATATTGAAGAGAAACTTGTGTTAAGATATTAGCATGGAATCAAACAACAGAATTTGGTATATATTTAATCAGCCAGTTAAGAGTAAACACTCACCAGATAGATATTAAATGACAGTCTGAGAAGTGTAGTATATAGACTATGTATACTACTGATATATACCTACTCTGAACTATTGCCTactt
This window contains:
- the RUFY1 gene encoding RUN and FYVE domain-containing protein 1 isoform X2, with the protein product MEERANLMNMMKLSIKILIQSALSLGRTLDSDFPPLQQFFVVLEHCLKHGLKVKKTFIGQNKSFFGPLELVEKLCPEASDIATSVKNLPELKTAVGRGRAWLYLALMQKKLADYLKVLLDHKHLLSEFYEPDALMMEEEGAVIVGLLVGLNVIDANLCLKGEDLDSQVGVIDFSLYLKETQDSDGKQDGGITAVLDQKHYVEELNRHLSCTVADLQNKIDCLEKTNSKLQEELAAATDRIGSLQEEQQQLKQQNELIRERSEKSVEVTKEDTKVELDTYKQSRQGLDEMYSDIWKQLKEEKKNRLELEKELELQIGMKTEMEIAMKLLEKDTHEKQDTLVALRQQLEEVKAINLQMFHKSQNAECSLQQKTEAISSFEGKTNEMMSSMKQMEERLQHAEKARQTVEERCNKMKQELAGRLDTCRQQMSQLDSKCSTLEKELKSEKEQRQTLQKELHQEKDATTLLKTELQQMEGLKKELRKLQDEKQQLEKVCEEQEQALQEMGLHLSQSKLKMEDIKEVNKALKGHTWLKDDEATHCKQCEKEFSISRRKHHCRNCGDIFCNTCSSNELALPSYPKPVRVCDTCHTLLLQRCSSNSS
- the RUFY1 gene encoding RUN and FYVE domain-containing protein 1 isoform X1, with the translated sequence MAEGESCTASAAEIKEDFEIIDKKQIPNTTELKSEEKEKTEEARWSAPILSLAKKASENLALGYGNALKSAALVGFISKPVSNDSTAKTTARYHAMEERANLMNMMKLSIKILIQSALSLGRTLDSDFPPLQQFFVVLEHCLKHGLKVKKTFIGQNKSFFGPLELVEKLCPEASDIATSVKNLPELKTAVGRGRAWLYLALMQKKLADYLKVLLDHKHLLSEFYEPDALMMEEEGAVIVGLLVGLNVIDANLCLKGEDLDSQVGVIDFSLYLKETQDSDGKQDGGITAVLDQKHYVEELNRHLSCTVADLQNKIDCLEKTNSKLQEELAAATDRIGSLQEEQQQLKQQNELIRERSEKSVEVTKEDTKVELDTYKQSRQGLDEMYSDIWKQLKEEKKNRLELEKELELQIGMKTEMEIAMKLLEKDTHEKQDTLVALRQQLEEVKAINLQMFHKSQNAECSLQQKTEAISSFEGKTNEMMSSMKQMEERLQHAEKARQTVEERCNKMKQELAGRLDTCRQQMSQLDSKCSTLEKELKSEKEQRQTLQKELHQEKDATTLLKTELQQMEGLKKELRKLQDEKQQLEKVCEEQEQALQEMGLHLSQSKLKMEDIKEVNKALKGHTWLKDDEATHCKQCEKEFSISRRKHHCRNCGDIFCNTCSSNELALPSYPKPVRVCDTCHTLLLQRCSSNSS